The following coding sequences are from one Fimbriimonadaceae bacterium window:
- a CDS encoding phosphate ABC transporter ATP-binding protein, with protein sequence MTVAEVRPDESALGRVQATDVDFFYGAKQALHGVSLCAEPRQVTALIGPSGCGKSTFLRCINRMNDLIDGTRIRGKIAIDGHDIYGPDVDVVELRKSVGMVFQKPNPFPMSIYDNVAFGPKVHGVRNRADLDEIVERTLTKAALWSEVKDKLHESGLGLSGGQQQRLCIARTIAVDPEIILMDEPCSALDPVATARIEDLILELKDNYTIIIVTHNMQQAQRASDVTAFFMEGKVEELAPTQDIFLRPKSQRTQDYISGRFG encoded by the coding sequence ATGACGGTGGCAGAGGTTCGACCGGACGAAAGCGCCCTCGGTCGGGTGCAGGCGACCGACGTCGATTTCTTTTATGGTGCCAAGCAGGCGCTCCACGGCGTCTCCCTGTGCGCCGAGCCCCGACAAGTCACCGCCCTCATCGGCCCCTCCGGATGCGGCAAGTCCACGTTCCTCCGGTGCATCAACCGGATGAACGACCTCATCGACGGCACCAGGATACGGGGCAAGATCGCCATTGACGGGCACGACATCTACGGTCCGGACGTGGACGTCGTCGAACTCCGCAAGTCGGTGGGCATGGTCTTCCAAAAGCCCAACCCGTTCCCTATGTCGATCTATGACAATGTCGCCTTCGGCCCCAAGGTGCACGGCGTCCGGAACCGGGCCGACCTCGACGAGATCGTCGAGCGCACCCTGACCAAGGCCGCCCTCTGGTCCGAGGTCAAGGACAAGCTCCACGAGAGCGGGCTCGGACTTTCCGGGGGCCAACAGCAACGCCTCTGCATCGCGCGCACGATCGCCGTGGACCCCGAGATCATCCTGATGGACGAGCCGTGCTCCGCCCTCGACCCTGTCGCCACCGCCCGCATCGAAGACTTGATCCTGGAGCTTAAGGACAACTACACGATCATCATCGTCACCCACAACATGCAGCAGGCCCAACGGGCCAGCGACGTGACCGCATTTTTCATGGAGGGCAAAGTGGAAGAGCTTGCCCCGACCCAGGACATCTTCTTAAGGCCTAAGAGCCAGCGTACTCAGGACTATATTTCTGGTCGTTTCGGTTGA
- a CDS encoding copper homeostasis protein CutC yields MPVLLEVCCGSVDEAKAAHERGADRIELCCALAVGGLTPSPGMLDEVKAWADYPVMAMCRSREGGFLYTATEFDVMVRDARHLLRSGADGIVFGFLKEDGTVDEDRTARLVELADGAPTMFHRACDATPDLVATMETLARLGVTRMLTSGQTGHAAMGAQVLGDLVRRAQGAIEILPGGGIEPHNVVGLVQTSGVDQVHFAARDNVDSGGYGGVTDAVPNPGLITLMRESIAKAGL; encoded by the coding sequence ATGCCGGTGCTGTTGGAGGTCTGTTGTGGTTCGGTCGACGAGGCAAAAGCGGCCCATGAGCGTGGGGCCGACCGGATCGAGTTGTGCTGCGCGTTGGCCGTCGGGGGGTTGACTCCCTCGCCCGGCATGCTCGACGAGGTCAAGGCGTGGGCCGACTACCCAGTCATGGCGATGTGCCGGTCGCGGGAAGGCGGTTTTCTCTACACGGCCACGGAGTTTGACGTGATGGTCCGGGACGCCCGGCACTTGTTGAGGAGCGGCGCCGACGGGATCGTCTTCGGGTTCCTGAAGGAAGACGGGACGGTGGATGAAGACCGGACGGCACGCTTGGTCGAGCTCGCCGACGGAGCACCCACGATGTTCCACCGCGCCTGTGACGCGACGCCGGATTTGGTCGCCACCATGGAGACTTTGGCCCGACTGGGCGTGACCCGGATGCTGACGAGCGGCCAGACCGGTCATGCCGCGATGGGAGCCCAGGTCCTTGGAGACTTGGTGCGGCGGGCCCAAGGGGCGATCGAGATATTGCCCGGCGGCGGCATCGAGCCGCACAACGTCGTCGGTCTCGTGCAGACCTCTGGGGTCGACCAAGTCCACTTTGCCGCACGCGACAACGTCGACAGCGGCGGGTATGGCGGCGTGACCGACGCGGTGCCGAACCCCGGGCTGATCACCTTGATGCGCGAGTCGATTGCGAAGGCCGGGCTTTAA
- a CDS encoding alpha-glucosidase C-terminal domain-containing protein, whose product MLVPTLMAVLVNSDTMAARRADWRVGPVVYQVFIDRFAPPSDPAAKKKLLAPHARLMDWAQVPLTGTYDRTAKHWTHEMDFWGGDIASLRAKLGYVKGLGADVLYTTPVFQASTNHRYDTEDYRRVDPLLGTEEDFRKLAGDLHRRQMKLVLDGVFNHMGSTSPLFRSALADPRDRHRGWFRFGGQYAGGYQGWTGLASLPALDTSDPGLAAYLWSGRDSVVKHWLAAGADGWRLDVAFDLGPRVCAQVREAAHEGKAGSLVVGEVSGYPAGWSDALDGVFNFYDVGVAREMLAGAMSGGRAGKLLERAVKDAGIEHALRSWVHFDNHDTSRAASEVPDQTTRNLAFAVQFTMPGAPVVYYGSELGMTGQGDPGCRAPMRWDLADPATNPTLAWVGHLARLRRKLPALRYGDFAALDSEKLLAYLRVTDKVRETVMVVVNPLDQPVTETLPFRHGKVMSWGELRDVEGGPTVRAVAGLVKVTMRPRSVGVYVPVERFANGYSQYGRID is encoded by the coding sequence GTGCTGGTACCCACCCTGATGGCCGTCCTCGTCAATTCAGACACCATGGCGGCGCGCCGCGCCGACTGGCGCGTCGGGCCGGTGGTCTACCAAGTCTTTATCGACCGGTTCGCCCCGCCGTCCGACCCCGCCGCCAAGAAGAAGCTCCTGGCCCCCCACGCCCGATTGATGGACTGGGCCCAGGTTCCGCTGACGGGCACATATGACCGCACGGCCAAGCACTGGACCCACGAGATGGACTTTTGGGGCGGGGACATCGCCAGCCTCCGCGCCAAGTTGGGCTATGTGAAGGGGTTGGGGGCGGACGTCCTCTACACCACGCCGGTCTTCCAGGCTTCGACCAACCACCGGTACGACACCGAGGACTACCGCCGGGTCGACCCGCTTCTGGGGACGGAGGAAGACTTCCGCAAACTGGCCGGCGACCTCCACCGGAGGCAGATGAAACTCGTGCTGGACGGTGTCTTCAACCACATGGGGTCGACGTCCCCCCTCTTTCGGTCGGCCCTGGCCGACCCCCGCGACCGGCACCGTGGCTGGTTCCGGTTTGGCGGCCAGTACGCCGGCGGTTACCAAGGTTGGACCGGTCTCGCCAGCTTGCCGGCGTTGGACACGTCTGACCCCGGGCTGGCCGCCTACCTTTGGTCGGGCCGGGACAGTGTGGTGAAGCACTGGTTGGCGGCGGGTGCCGACGGTTGGCGTCTGGACGTCGCCTTCGACCTTGGCCCGCGTGTCTGCGCCCAAGTCCGCGAAGCGGCCCATGAGGGCAAGGCGGGTTCGTTAGTGGTCGGCGAGGTCAGCGGTTACCCGGCGGGATGGTCAGACGCTCTTGACGGGGTGTTCAACTTCTACGACGTCGGGGTGGCGCGCGAGATGCTCGCCGGGGCGATGTCAGGCGGACGGGCCGGGAAGCTCTTGGAGCGGGCGGTCAAGGACGCGGGGATCGAGCATGCCCTGAGGTCGTGGGTGCACTTTGACAACCACGACACGTCGCGGGCGGCGTCGGAGGTGCCCGACCAGACTACCCGCAACCTGGCCTTCGCCGTCCAGTTCACCATGCCGGGGGCGCCAGTCGTCTACTACGGCAGTGAACTGGGGATGACGGGGCAGGGCGACCCCGGATGCCGGGCCCCGATGCGCTGGGACCTGGCCGACCCGGCGACGAACCCGACGCTTGCCTGGGTCGGGCACTTGGCCCGGCTCCGCCGGAAGCTGCCCGCCCTCCGGTATGGCGACTTCGCTGCCTTGGATTCGGAGAAGCTTCTGGCCTACTTGCGGGTCACTGACAAGGTACGCGAGACTGTCATGGTGGTCGTGAACCCGCTCGACCAACCGGTCACGGAGACGCTGCCGTTCCGCCACGGCAAGGTCATGAGCTGGGGCGAGCTACGCGACGTCGAAGGCGGGCCGACGGTCCGGGCGGTGGCGGGCCTCGTCAAGGTCACCATGCGGCCGCGGTCGGTCGGCGTCTATGTCCCGGTCGAGCGGTTTGCCAACGGTTACTCGCAGTACGGCCGGATCGATTGA
- a CDS encoding TlpA family protein disulfide reductase encodes MKTSALTLACLVLAVPAIAQAADGKAATKALAEYGQTVLNDMRKGGGKLDFQTFQAKLKAKAEELTKDVDVEKVDAKEALDWTSPFRQAGKTKEVARLVERYLGTNPDSAHRFSAEMTLAETYNSMGEADKLAGLIDRMRPSNAQQSRELSSSLKYGLLDTIKANLGAGAALRTLDSVEKRAIYEDPQEYAKRVLAESKNPPKPVAGDGSIPATPIAVPGRARGTDAEELDRLEKEGEATNANTRFSFASMRADLLVADNQRQKAVDVLKRAVAQIPTGSPVYRSAKSQLTMTSLIGAPAPAIDLERAIGDFTSLDAWKGKVVIIDFFAHWCGPCIASFPEMEKLYADLHPRGLEVVGLTTYYGYYKRENFKDRDMPKDVEFGHMKEFIAEHKLPWPVAYGSRANFDAYGITGIPTVYVVDKAGNVHQYKVGYDAAHFGDFRKQVESLLNQPAP; translated from the coding sequence ATGAAGACTTCCGCGCTGACTCTCGCCTGTTTGGTGCTGGCCGTGCCTGCCATCGCCCAAGCTGCCGACGGCAAGGCCGCGACGAAGGCCCTTGCCGAGTATGGCCAGACCGTCCTCAATGACATGCGGAAGGGCGGGGGCAAGCTCGACTTCCAGACCTTCCAAGCCAAATTGAAGGCGAAGGCCGAAGAGTTGACCAAGGACGTCGACGTCGAAAAGGTCGACGCCAAGGAGGCCCTTGACTGGACTTCTCCTTTCCGGCAGGCCGGCAAGACCAAGGAGGTCGCCCGTCTTGTCGAGCGCTACCTGGGCACCAACCCAGACTCCGCCCATCGGTTCAGTGCGGAAATGACGCTTGCCGAGACCTACAACAGCATGGGCGAGGCAGACAAGCTCGCCGGCCTGATCGACAGGATGCGGCCGTCCAACGCGCAACAATCGCGAGAACTCTCCTCCTCGCTGAAGTACGGACTCCTCGACACCATCAAGGCCAATCTGGGTGCCGGTGCCGCCCTGCGCACCCTTGATTCGGTTGAGAAGAGGGCGATTTACGAGGACCCCCAGGAGTACGCCAAGCGCGTGCTGGCCGAGTCGAAGAACCCGCCGAAACCGGTGGCCGGCGACGGGTCGATCCCTGCCACGCCGATCGCTGTCCCCGGCCGGGCCCGTGGCACTGACGCCGAGGAGCTAGACCGGCTTGAGAAGGAGGGCGAGGCGACCAACGCGAACACCCGGTTCTCGTTCGCGTCGATGCGCGCGGACCTGCTCGTCGCCGACAACCAACGGCAGAAGGCCGTCGACGTGCTCAAGCGGGCCGTCGCCCAGATACCCACTGGTTCACCCGTCTACCGGTCGGCGAAGAGCCAGCTGACCATGACCTCGCTCATCGGCGCCCCCGCTCCGGCCATCGACCTTGAGCGGGCGATCGGCGACTTCACCAGCCTCGACGCGTGGAAGGGCAAGGTCGTCATCATCGACTTCTTCGCCCATTGGTGCGGCCCCTGCATCGCCTCGTTCCCCGAGATGGAAAAGCTGTACGCCGACCTCCATCCCCGCGGACTCGAAGTCGTCGGCCTGACCACCTACTACGGCTACTACAAACGCGAGAACTTCAAGGACCGTGACATGCCCAAGGACGTCGAGTTCGGCCACATGAAGGAGTTCATCGCCGAACACAAGCTCCCTTGGCCGGTGGCCTACGGGAGCCGGGCGAACTTTGACGCATACGGGATCACCGGGATCCCCACCGTGTACGTCGTCGACAAGGCCGGCAATGTCCACCAATACAAGGTCGGCTATGACGCTGCCCACTTCGGTGACTTCCGCAAGCAGGTAGAGTCGCTGCTGAACCAACCGGCCCCTTGA
- the miaA gene encoding tRNA (adenosine(37)-N6)-dimethylallyltransferase MiaA yields the protein MTPSAKRPWLLAVYGPTGSGKSWLAEAVADRTGARLANADAFQVYRGLDIGTAKPVDKSRYALLDLVGPEEEFSVVQWVTAAQDVLAQAWADQADVVLVGGTGFYLRALTEQYTDLGAAPDPALRQELAATALPELVARLRELDPDAAAQTDLANPVRVRRAIERALSPAPPLRVTLPPFHVLKVATWPEGDWHGQKLRERVDAMWSAGWPDEVKGLLEQGVGPTAPGLRAIGYHTVIEHLRGLVPEQDAKESIAMATRQYAKRQKTWLRSEPRLAYLNLHSGDPSELSGTLASVCLRLESLESKKTNG from the coding sequence TTGACCCCGTCCGCCAAGCGACCCTGGCTCCTCGCCGTCTACGGCCCGACGGGCTCGGGCAAGTCTTGGTTGGCCGAGGCCGTGGCCGACCGGACCGGCGCCCGCCTCGCCAACGCCGACGCGTTCCAGGTGTACCGGGGCCTCGACATCGGCACGGCCAAGCCGGTCGACAAGTCACGGTACGCCCTCCTCGACCTGGTCGGCCCCGAGGAGGAGTTTTCCGTCGTCCAATGGGTCACCGCCGCCCAAGACGTCCTTGCCCAGGCGTGGGCCGACCAGGCCGACGTCGTCCTTGTCGGTGGCACCGGCTTCTACCTGAGGGCCCTGACCGAGCAGTACACCGACCTCGGGGCGGCTCCTGACCCCGCCTTGCGCCAAGAGCTCGCCGCGACCGCCCTTCCCGAGTTGGTCGCCCGACTCCGGGAGCTTGACCCCGACGCCGCCGCCCAAACCGACCTTGCCAACCCGGTCCGGGTCCGGCGTGCTATCGAGCGGGCCCTGTCGCCCGCGCCGCCTCTCCGGGTCACGCTCCCCCCCTTCCACGTCCTCAAGGTCGCCACATGGCCGGAGGGCGATTGGCACGGCCAAAAGCTGCGCGAGCGGGTCGACGCGATGTGGTCGGCTGGTTGGCCCGACGAGGTCAAGGGGCTCCTGGAGCAGGGCGTTGGGCCTACGGCCCCGGGTCTGCGGGCCATCGGGTATCACACAGTGATCGAGCACCTGCGGGGCTTGGTTCCAGAACAGGACGCAAAAGAAAGCATCGCCATGGCGACGCGGCAGTACGCCAAACGCCAAAAGACGTGGTTACGAAGCGAACCCCGCCTCGCGTATTTGAATCTGCATTCTGGCGACCCGAGCGAACTGTCCGGGACCCTCGCAAGTGTTTGCTTGAGACTGGAAAGTCTGGAGTCAAAGAAAACAAATGGCTAA
- the hfq gene encoding RNA chaperone Hfq has translation MAKSINLQDMFLNQVRKEGIGVTIYLMGGVQLRGQVRGFDAFTVLLDTPGKPTQLVYKHAVTSIVPTKQIGGRDDHHREEQPREDAPADE, from the coding sequence ATGGCTAAATCAATCAACCTCCAAGACATGTTCCTGAACCAGGTCAGGAAAGAAGGCATCGGTGTCACGATCTATTTGATGGGTGGTGTGCAGCTGCGCGGTCAGGTCCGCGGATTCGACGCGTTCACGGTTTTGCTCGACACCCCGGGCAAGCCGACCCAATTGGTTTACAAGCACGCGGTCACGAGCATCGTGCCGACCAAGCAGATTGGTGGCCGTGACGACCACCACCGCGAAGAGCAACCGCGCGAAGACGCCCCGGCCGACGAGTGA
- a CDS encoding diaminopimelate epimerase produces MITFTKMHGIGNDFVMVDGFAQDLSTMDLGSLAREVCDRHKGVGGDGLIVAVPGADGPFAMRMWNPDGSESEMCGNGIRCFAQFVRAQGLTQDTSLPVETGAGRLVLDVLSDGRVRVNMGPARLTNEEIGLAPGTPSPFLDVDLEFQGLRGTAVSMGNPHVVVFVDDVAAVPLTEWGPVLEHHAAFPRRVNVHFVQVLSPTHLRQRTWERGAGVTLACGTGACSVGVAAHLNGHTGRECLVSLPGGDLEIDYRTDGTVFMTGPATTVFEGTWG; encoded by the coding sequence GTGATCACCTTCACCAAGATGCACGGGATCGGCAACGATTTCGTGATGGTCGACGGCTTTGCCCAAGACCTGTCGACCATGGACTTGGGTTCCCTGGCCCGTGAAGTCTGCGACCGGCACAAGGGCGTGGGCGGCGACGGCCTGATCGTCGCCGTCCCCGGTGCCGACGGGCCGTTCGCCATGCGGATGTGGAACCCCGACGGCTCCGAGAGCGAAATGTGCGGCAACGGCATCCGCTGCTTCGCCCAGTTCGTCCGGGCCCAGGGCCTCACCCAGGACACCAGCCTCCCCGTCGAGACGGGGGCGGGCCGCCTCGTCCTTGATGTCTTGTCCGACGGACGGGTCCGGGTCAACATGGGTCCGGCCCGGTTGACCAACGAGGAGATCGGGCTTGCCCCCGGCACGCCTTCCCCGTTCTTGGACGTCGACCTTGAGTTCCAAGGGCTGCGCGGCACCGCCGTCAGCATGGGCAACCCGCACGTCGTCGTCTTTGTCGACGACGTCGCGGCCGTGCCGCTCACGGAGTGGGGCCCGGTCCTCGAGCACCATGCCGCTTTCCCTCGTCGGGTCAACGTGCACTTCGTGCAAGTCCTCAGCCCGACCCACTTGCGTCAACGCACATGGGAGCGCGGCGCCGGGGTCACTCTGGCGTGTGGCACCGGGGCTTGTTCGGTCGGCGTGGCCGCCCACCTGAACGGGCACACCGGACGTGAGTGCCTTGTCAGCCTCCCCGGTGGCGACCTGGAAATCGACTACCGGACGGACGGCACTGTCTTCATGACCGGCCCGGCGACCACCGTCTTCGAAGGGACTTGGGGTTGA
- a CDS encoding HAD-IA family hydrolase, giving the protein MGWRTDLARCLALDLGGVVLRINHTWADAAATAQVTLGLPENGGGLNDFAMIHAFQKEAVSYGEYLDGLARHLGVSTDEARRVHEGILVGPYDGAEALVDDCRAAGITVGVLSNTNRPHIEHCFHAFPVCHSFDLFGTSYDAQANKPEAEVYRWFEGRLGVQAADIVFFDDGESNVNGARAVGWAAHRVDPDGDPPAYVRSVLTQMGWLA; this is encoded by the coding sequence TTGGGCTGGCGGACTGACTTGGCCCGCTGCCTAGCCTTGGATCTGGGCGGGGTCGTCCTGCGGATCAACCACACCTGGGCCGACGCGGCGGCGACGGCCCAGGTGACCTTGGGCTTGCCGGAAAACGGCGGTGGGCTGAACGACTTCGCCATGATCCACGCCTTTCAGAAGGAGGCGGTCAGCTACGGCGAGTATCTGGACGGCCTGGCCCGCCACCTTGGCGTTTCGACCGACGAGGCGCGGCGTGTCCATGAGGGCATCCTGGTCGGGCCCTATGACGGGGCCGAGGCGTTGGTCGACGACTGCCGGGCGGCTGGGATCACGGTCGGAGTCCTGAGCAACACGAACCGGCCCCATATCGAGCACTGTTTCCATGCCTTTCCCGTGTGCCACTCCTTCGACCTCTTCGGCACGTCGTACGACGCCCAGGCGAACAAGCCCGAGGCGGAGGTCTACCGTTGGTTCGAAGGCCGTCTCGGTGTCCAGGCGGCCGACATCGTGTTCTTTGATGACGGCGAGTCTAACGTCAATGGCGCCCGGGCCGTCGGTTGGGCCGCGCATCGGGTGGACCCCGACGGTGACCCGCCCGCCTATGTGCGCTCCGTGCTGACGCAAATGGGCTGGCTCGCCTAG
- a CDS encoding sugar phosphate isomerase/epimerase, with translation MKIGLQLYTVRDALGADLPGGLDKIASIGFKNVELAGLYGKTAEELKKDFDARGLKAVSTHVGIDACERDFDKTLADAKVFGYKYVIVPWIDIKAYAGGWPEFAAKLNDIGARFAEHGITFGYHNHDFEFAPIGDTYGFELLWQHTDPRLVHAELDLAWVTKPGHSAVDWINRLNGQVVLCHFKDLDADGNLADVGAGRIDWAPVIQTAKDAKVEYAIVEHDNPGDAFKSIAASHKHLTGLGLAD, from the coding sequence ATGAAAATCGGTTTGCAGCTGTACACCGTCCGTGACGCTTTGGGCGCGGACCTCCCGGGAGGGCTCGACAAGATCGCCTCGATCGGTTTCAAGAACGTGGAGTTGGCCGGGCTCTACGGCAAGACCGCCGAAGAGCTGAAGAAGGACTTCGACGCCCGGGGACTGAAGGCGGTCAGCACCCACGTCGGCATCGACGCGTGCGAAAGGGACTTTGACAAGACCTTGGCCGACGCTAAGGTCTTCGGCTACAAGTACGTCATCGTGCCTTGGATCGACATCAAGGCCTATGCCGGTGGCTGGCCTGAGTTCGCCGCAAAGCTGAACGACATCGGGGCCCGCTTTGCGGAACATGGCATCACCTTTGGCTATCACAACCACGACTTCGAGTTCGCCCCCATCGGAGACACCTACGGTTTCGAGCTCCTCTGGCAGCACACGGACCCCCGGTTGGTGCACGCCGAGCTCGACTTGGCCTGGGTGACCAAGCCCGGCCACAGCGCGGTGGACTGGATCAACCGGCTCAACGGGCAAGTCGTCTTGTGCCACTTCAAGGACCTGGACGCGGATGGGAACCTGGCCGACGTCGGGGCGGGCCGCATCGACTGGGCCCCGGTGATCCAGACTGCCAAGGACGCGAAGGTCGAGTACGCCATAGTCGAGCACGACAACCCGGGTGACGCGTTCAAGAGCATCGCCGCCTCGCACAAGCATTTGACCGGCCTTGGGCTGGCGGACTGA
- a CDS encoding TlpA family protein disulfide reductase has product MFIASLVIGVALADGVETHFIPSGATAKAGGYSPVRSQMSETKPSWVKKAPSATGALYGVMPLNGQNIGYMVTSDAIYVDADRDGDLTNDPKPEWKESQGGVRTGSATVDAGFGQKVAVNFYRFDPNDARRAQLKTTLLYYGDYGYEVKLTLGGKTSSAFIGGDIKPQGSVWVDRNGDGRRSHFHEMVKFNEPFNFTGTSYVLKSAGGKLSLEKSATEVPLEPNAPNLAVGQKVIPFEATTMDGTKVSFPDSYKGKIVIIDFWATWCGPCMAEVPNVVKNYEQFKSRGLEILGISFDQPNAEAKIKDVTAKNHMPWQQVYEGKFWDTSIGRMYDVSAIPFTLLVDGDTGEILASGNEMRGAKLGPLLEKALKAKGH; this is encoded by the coding sequence ATGTTTATCGCAAGCCTCGTGATCGGCGTCGCCCTTGCTGACGGTGTCGAGACCCACTTCATCCCTTCGGGTGCCACCGCCAAGGCGGGCGGGTACAGCCCGGTCCGGTCGCAAATGTCGGAGACCAAACCCTCCTGGGTGAAGAAGGCCCCTTCGGCGACTGGCGCCCTCTATGGCGTCATGCCCCTCAACGGGCAGAACATCGGCTATATGGTCACGTCCGACGCCATCTACGTGGACGCCGACCGCGACGGTGACCTGACCAACGACCCCAAGCCAGAGTGGAAGGAATCCCAAGGTGGTGTCCGCACCGGTTCGGCGACGGTGGACGCCGGATTTGGCCAAAAGGTGGCGGTGAACTTCTACCGCTTCGACCCGAACGACGCGCGGCGCGCCCAGCTTAAGACGACCTTGTTGTACTACGGCGACTATGGGTACGAGGTCAAGCTGACCCTTGGCGGCAAGACCAGTTCGGCGTTCATCGGCGGTGACATCAAGCCGCAGGGGTCGGTCTGGGTGGATCGGAACGGCGACGGCCGCCGGAGCCACTTCCACGAGATGGTGAAGTTCAACGAGCCGTTCAACTTCACGGGCACGAGCTACGTGCTCAAGTCGGCGGGAGGCAAGCTCTCGCTGGAGAAGTCGGCGACCGAGGTGCCGCTCGAACCGAACGCCCCGAACCTGGCCGTCGGTCAGAAGGTCATCCCCTTCGAGGCGACGACGATGGACGGTACGAAGGTGTCGTTCCCGGACAGCTACAAGGGCAAGATCGTGATCATCGACTTCTGGGCGACTTGGTGCGGCCCGTGCATGGCCGAGGTGCCCAATGTGGTCAAGAACTACGAGCAGTTCAAGTCGCGGGGCCTGGAGATCTTGGGCATCAGCTTTGACCAGCCGAACGCCGAGGCCAAGATCAAAGACGTGACGGCGAAGAACCACATGCCGTGGCAGCAGGTGTACGAAGGCAAGTTCTGGGACACGTCCATCGGCCGGATGTACGACGTCTCCGCCATCCCCTTCACTCTGCTTGTGGACGGAGACACCGGCGAGATTCTCGCGAGCGGCAACGAGATGCGCGGAGCCAAGCTTGGCCCGCTGCTTGAAAAGGCCCTAAAGGCCAAGGGCCACTGA
- a CDS encoding histidinol-phosphate aminotransferase family protein, with translation MPQQTVHGGAFFERIGVRLDHLERRDDVVSADVLDAWYDPSPRVLAAVRQHLEFLVKTSPPTHAEGLREVVAERRGLDPASVLLGAGTSSLMFLALPRLVGRRDRVVVLDPMYGEYADIVQNLAGADVDRFDLPVDGFRVDIDRLAARCRGAKLLVMVNPNSPTGVALRRHEMRELLGRLPAETKLWVDETYIDFLPGSESVEYLVAGDSRLIVCKSMSKFYGLSGLRVGYLAAEPGLVARLGALTPPWQVGLIGQLAAVEALGDVDYYRDRADETRALASGLHDALLATGRLAPTPTDANFVMARCLGVSATALVERCAEEGVFVRQCDSLSPRFRDDHVRVAVKGPGVADRVVGAVNRALATLSG, from the coding sequence GTGCCTCAGCAAACCGTCCACGGCGGAGCGTTCTTTGAGCGGATCGGTGTCCGTCTCGACCACCTAGAACGGAGGGACGACGTCGTCAGCGCCGACGTCCTGGACGCTTGGTACGACCCTTCCCCCCGGGTGTTGGCGGCGGTGCGGCAGCACCTGGAGTTCCTCGTCAAGACCAGCCCGCCCACCCATGCCGAAGGACTCCGGGAGGTGGTGGCCGAGCGCCGCGGGCTCGACCCTGCCTCGGTGCTTCTCGGCGCGGGGACGTCGTCCCTGATGTTCCTCGCCCTCCCCCGCTTGGTCGGACGTCGCGACCGTGTCGTCGTGCTGGACCCCATGTACGGCGAGTACGCCGACATCGTCCAGAACCTTGCCGGTGCCGACGTGGACCGGTTCGACCTCCCGGTCGACGGCTTCCGTGTGGACATTGACCGTCTGGCCGCCCGTTGTCGAGGGGCGAAGCTGCTCGTCATGGTCAACCCCAACTCGCCGACCGGGGTCGCCCTCCGCCGCCACGAGATGCGCGAGCTCCTGGGGCGCCTTCCGGCCGAGACCAAGCTGTGGGTGGACGAGACCTACATCGACTTCTTGCCTGGGTCAGAGTCGGTCGAGTACCTCGTCGCGGGCGATTCCCGCCTCATCGTCTGCAAGTCCATGTCCAAGTTTTATGGGCTGAGCGGCCTGCGGGTGGGCTACCTCGCCGCCGAGCCCGGCCTGGTCGCCCGCCTCGGGGCGCTCACGCCCCCATGGCAGGTCGGGTTGATCGGCCAATTGGCGGCTGTCGAGGCCCTGGGCGACGTGGACTACTACCGCGACCGTGCCGACGAGACCCGCGCGCTGGCTTCCGGACTCCACGACGCCCTGCTCGCGACCGGCCGCTTGGCGCCGACACCCACCGACGCCAATTTCGTCATGGCCCGGTGCCTTGGCGTCTCCGCCACGGCCCTCGTGGAAAGGTGCGCCGAAGAAGGGGTCTTTGTCCGCCAGTGCGACTCCCTGTCCCCCCGGTTCCGCGACGACCACGTGCGTGTGGCCGTCAAGGGGCCTGGCGTCGCCGACCGGGTGGTCGGGGCCGTCAACCGGGCCCTCGCGACGCTCTCGGGCTAA